A window of Paremcibacter congregatus contains these coding sequences:
- a CDS encoding autotransporter assembly complex protein TamA translates to MTERTHSITSPSGPGKSNSSKTLRRIVFTCCLGMFLAFATGAVIPPTTASAANPLNYSLSIIGLEADSMKPVLTTFEAASLLKADQDVPMLSIANLHQHIKDDIKLLIKIMRAEGYYGGSVTERLSRKRNHFDIELQVVPGPRYQIGDIVITYRDPAPAAQIQQQIRQNLPLAIGDPARAADVITAEAHLSRRLPNLGFPFAQDIAQDVLVDHQTRRMTVTFSLKTGNRQRFGDTRITGLQNVKDSVITRFVTWSPGDFYDDRQINDLRGRLSSTGLFAGINIKPTPQEDQTADITVALIEAEHRTIGAAAGYSTAEGISGELSWEHRNFMQEGNRLKLVARGAELEQSFSSRLEIPHFARLDQTLSFEASYRRQDTDAFFAHTLNSTVGLDRMITDHIGASAAVELEYSDITDSEGNRNFYIAALPIGGRWDNTDNLLDPQHGWRLSLIAAPTIGMDGKQFTFVKSDLRASVYYPLATDQLTLALRTRLGSITGTDRETLPATRRFYAGGGGSVRGYGFQRVGPVDAEDVPLGGRSVTEVAAELRWKFMDNISLVPFIEGGNVYDSSLPKLSGLRWGAGLGARYHTDFGPVRLDVAVPLDRRTGESRVQIYISLGQAF, encoded by the coding sequence CGCAACAGGCGCGGTGATCCCCCCGACCACAGCCTCTGCCGCCAACCCGCTTAACTATTCCCTGTCCATCATCGGGCTTGAAGCCGACAGTATGAAACCGGTCCTCACCACCTTCGAGGCCGCCTCCCTGCTCAAGGCCGATCAGGACGTCCCGATGCTGTCCATCGCCAATCTGCATCAACATATCAAGGATGATATCAAGCTCCTGATCAAAATCATGCGGGCGGAAGGCTATTATGGCGGCAGCGTAACCGAACGCCTGAGCCGAAAACGCAATCATTTTGATATTGAACTTCAGGTGGTGCCCGGGCCCCGTTATCAGATTGGCGATATCGTTATCACCTACCGCGACCCCGCGCCCGCCGCACAGATCCAGCAGCAAATCCGCCAGAACCTGCCGCTGGCCATCGGGGACCCCGCCCGGGCCGCCGATGTGATTACCGCGGAAGCCCACCTCAGTCGCCGCCTGCCCAATCTCGGGTTTCCTTTTGCCCAGGATATTGCCCAGGATGTCCTCGTCGACCACCAGACCCGGCGCATGACGGTCACTTTCTCTCTGAAGACAGGCAATCGCCAGCGGTTTGGCGACACCCGCATCACGGGCCTCCAAAATGTCAAGGACAGCGTCATCACCCGCTTTGTGACATGGTCTCCCGGCGACTTTTATGACGACCGGCAGATCAATGACCTGCGGGGTCGCTTGTCCAGCACCGGCCTGTTTGCCGGTATAAACATCAAACCCACCCCGCAGGAAGACCAGACCGCCGACATCACCGTGGCCCTGATCGAGGCCGAACATCGCACCATCGGGGCCGCCGCAGGTTATTCCACCGCCGAGGGCATCAGTGGCGAGCTCAGCTGGGAACATCGTAATTTCATGCAGGAAGGCAACCGGCTGAAACTGGTGGCCCGGGGCGCGGAACTGGAACAATCCTTTTCCAGCCGCCTGGAAATACCTCATTTCGCCAGACTTGATCAAACCCTGTCTTTCGAGGCCAGCTACCGGCGTCAGGATACCGATGCCTTCTTTGCCCATACGCTGAACAGCACCGTCGGGCTTGACCGCATGATCACCGACCACATTGGCGCCAGCGCCGCCGTGGAACTGGAATATAGTGATATCACCGATAGTGAAGGCAACCGTAATTTTTATATTGCCGCCCTGCCGATCGGCGGCCGCTGGGACAATACCGACAACCTGCTGGACCCGCAACATGGCTGGCGTCTGTCCCTGATCGCCGCCCCGACAATCGGCATGGACGGCAAGCAATTTACCTTCGTTAAAAGTGACCTGCGCGCCAGCGTCTACTATCCGCTCGCCACAGACCAGCTTACCCTGGCGCTCCGCACCCGTCTCGGGTCAATCACCGGAACCGACCGGGAAACCCTGCCGGCGACACGGCGTTTTTATGCCGGCGGCGGCGGATCGGTGCGCGGGTACGGGTTTCAGCGGGTCGGTCCCGTAGATGCGGAGGATGTGCCTCTCGGCGGCCGGTCCGTGACCGAAGTCGCGGCCGAACTGCGCTGGAAATTTATGGATAACATCAGCCTCGTCCCCTTTATCGAAGGCGGCAATGTCTATGACAGCAGCCTGCCGAAACTGTCCGGATTAAGATGGGGCGCGGGTCTGGGCGCAAGATATCATACGGATTTCGGGCCTGTCCGTCTGGATGTCGCCGTTCCGCTTGATCGCCGCACCGGTGAAAGCCGGGTCCAGATCTATATCAGTTTGGGGCAGGCCTTCTGA
- a CDS encoding zinc transporter ZntB yields the protein MTPSGKSDPILMAYEFDGVGGGRALIENEVGAALKDKHLAWVHLDMKKEGTKPWLEKEISYLDPHIVNALLADETRPRVTEIGDGALIILRGVNLNENADPEDMVSIRLWIDKERIISLQRRPLKAVADMAEKIIQGKGPENAGEFVSQLVSRLFERMEPALLSLDDMTDRVEEEILEGPDVSLRETIINIRKRAIIFRRYMAPQKDAIGHFRLCNFDWLDAKDKRHLQESQDRVMRYVEDLDAIRERAQIVKDELANMIADRLNKNMYILSVIAAIFLPLGFFTGLLGINVGGIPGADNADAFWIFCGLLVSIVALQVWLFKKLKWF from the coding sequence ATGACCCCTTCAGGCAAAAGCGATCCGATCTTGATGGCCTATGAATTCGATGGCGTCGGCGGGGGCCGGGCGCTGATCGAGAATGAGGTCGGGGCGGCGCTAAAGGATAAGCATCTGGCCTGGGTGCATCTGGACATGAAGAAAGAAGGGACCAAGCCGTGGCTTGAAAAGGAGATATCCTACCTTGATCCACATATTGTTAATGCTCTGCTGGCGGACGAAACCCGGCCGCGGGTGACCGAAATTGGCGACGGCGCCCTTATTATCCTGCGCGGCGTTAATCTGAATGAAAATGCCGATCCGGAAGATATGGTGTCCATTCGGCTGTGGATTGACAAGGAACGCATCATCAGCCTGCAACGTCGGCCACTGAAAGCGGTGGCGGACATGGCGGAAAAAATCATCCAGGGCAAGGGGCCTGAAAATGCGGGAGAATTCGTCAGCCAGCTGGTTTCACGGCTGTTTGAACGTATGGAACCGGCCTTGCTCAGTCTGGATGATATGACGGATCGGGTGGAAGAAGAGATTCTCGAGGGGCCGGATGTCTCGTTACGGGAAACCATCATCAATATCCGCAAACGCGCGATTATCTTTCGCCGCTATATGGCGCCGCAGAAGGACGCCATCGGGCATTTCCGCCTGTGTAATTTTGATTGGCTCGACGCCAAGGACAAACGTCACCTTCAGGAAAGTCAGGACCGGGTGATGCGGTATGTGGAAGACCTGGACGCGATCCGTGAACGGGCCCAGATCGTCAAGGACGAACTGGCCAACATGATTGCCGATCGCCTGAACAAGAATATGTATATCCTGTCAGTGATTGCGGCGATTTTTTTGCCGCTGGGCTTTTTTACCGGCCTGTTGGGGATCAATGTCGGCGGCATTCCCGGGGCGGACAATGCCGACGCCTTCTGGATATTCTGCGGCCTGCTGGTGAGCATCGTCGCCTTGCAGGTCTGGCTGTTTAAAAAACTGAAATGGTTTTAG
- a CDS encoding translocation/assembly module TamB domain-containing protein, translated as MKFSLTDMKSLSGRRVGKIIAKVSGGALALLLILLIGTALYLDTPSGHKRLTTWIENSLRTPDQTVRLSPIEGSLFTGFRLADITFSDREGPWLTLTDVDLDWSPSALLRQKIMISRLQVATARLVRLPESTDHPQPAATAPMDFTLPRLPVDAEIADFGLNQFLLGQKVMGIRATFTGQGALKLTRRDGILLRLNLINQGASQDEISARIAYPGPTENLSIDVTARAPEGGIFSRMIGTTPTQDVVARLTGDGPLEDWRGSFRLQVGETTIADASLRNTDKAFALRGTLDSGDMIPESSAALLGRTARLSVDLTPSPADTRTILDLKLVADTLTLTAQGAVTGDATASVQPVSFSLDLTNAAPVNKMFAPVRLMPFTLSGKISDITGNPKLQLTAQGLRAGYGADISGRLSGQIRAETEGQRITFSAKGKLDELSGTRITPFTALTAPGLDWSLNGHANQDSGTLSLSQARLNNPRFDSEMTATFNRSSGNLSARITAALSRLSGLSPSLNGSLTSVINLSREDPDAALTAAVTVAARQLDLGDATASALFGPAPVFSAHISRMADGALNLKQARLNAAHLTLTADAHLSPQQVIRQSNFYLVVTDLADLSGQDALQMDGGIEFTGQLSGPVRAPALTLETGIKALTLQDVTLQNVTARLEATDIIQRPAGSATLHGESDYGPLQGGVTFTSPTQELIRLSDLTLTFGALRAAGQIDLPKGRPALGRINLLTAGTDLAANAIKGTLSAEIMLGEQDDAQQITVQGRASEMALRTGPRDLTTLKEATLSGDILLMDKQPRISLTADFTALSHPRLQASEGHLRITQQEKDKTLSYDLALRGNDIMPYDLTLSGTAPQPTESGRDITLGFTGTVDQTPVALKQPVTLSLRQTGFSLTPFKVELGKGHISGRFTRANKALQASLTADNADLRPLLVFAPELPLVGLLNGTVRLNATENTTDGAFDLRLTQIPTLVQGMAFQAQGTLAPTGLDLTGSARLNDQFQADFTARLPLFYDAAAPTFHFPADQPLSGQFSWRGAIDPLWPAFYLTSHDLGGDVTLDLMLGGTKANPDIDGHLSLKNGRYENLKSGFVATDLDMAATIADRKLTLDHLTAKDGGTGQLTASAEVLLNADLSYQARADLKIDKARLVRQPELDVTASADLAFLKSPAATYFKGDITVDKADIRAVNGGATAVPVLQVREINHPDQGPETEPEQGRHLGPFPLGLTVKVPSRLFIRSYGMDSEWRADMTIGGTTDKPVVTGGAQLIRGTFDFAGKTFDLTRGSLTFPDDKRNDPLLDIVAELEMTDLTAQIAITGRASAPKLTVSASPDLPQDEVMSRILFGTSATELSAVEALQLAAAVHSLSNGGGPGLLGNVRSALGIDRLSIDKSPDRDQGTTITGGKYLTNNIYIEVTTAPATGETATSVEVSLSRSLSLITRQTMSHDRNLALRWSWKY; from the coding sequence ATGAAATTTTCCCTGACAGACATGAAATCCCTTTCCGGTCGCCGCGTTGGCAAGATCATCGCCAAGGTGAGTGGCGGCGCTCTGGCGCTGCTGCTCATCCTCCTGATCGGCACAGCGCTTTATCTGGATACGCCATCAGGACATAAACGCCTGACCACCTGGATTGAAAACAGCCTGCGAACCCCGGACCAGACCGTGCGCCTGAGCCCAATAGAAGGGTCTCTGTTTACCGGCTTTCGCCTCGCCGACATCACATTTTCCGACCGGGAAGGCCCCTGGCTTACCCTGACGGACGTTGATCTTGACTGGTCACCGTCGGCGCTCCTGCGTCAGAAAATCATGATTTCCCGGCTTCAGGTCGCCACCGCGCGGCTGGTCCGCCTGCCCGAAAGCACCGACCATCCTCAACCCGCCGCTACCGCCCCGATGGACTTCACCCTGCCCCGGTTACCGGTAGACGCGGAAATCGCCGATTTTGGCCTCAACCAGTTCCTGCTTGGTCAAAAAGTCATGGGCATTCGCGCTACATTTACCGGTCAGGGGGCGCTCAAGCTCACCCGCCGGGACGGCATCCTGTTACGGCTGAACCTGATCAATCAGGGAGCCAGCCAAGATGAGATATCCGCCCGCATCGCTTACCCTGGCCCTACAGAAAACCTGTCAATTGATGTAACCGCCCGCGCCCCCGAAGGCGGCATTTTCAGCCGAATGATCGGCACGACACCGACGCAGGATGTGGTTGCCCGTCTTACAGGGGATGGTCCGCTGGAAGACTGGCGCGGCAGTTTCCGTCTGCAGGTGGGGGAAACCACCATTGCCGATGCCAGCCTGCGCAATACGGATAAGGCCTTTGCCCTGCGCGGCACGCTGGATTCCGGGGACATGATCCCGGAATCCAGCGCCGCTCTTTTGGGCCGGACCGCCCGCCTGTCTGTGGATCTGACCCCGTCCCCGGCAGACACCCGCACGATCCTTGATCTGAAACTGGTCGCCGACACCCTGACCCTGACGGCCCAAGGCGCGGTCACCGGCGACGCCACAGCCTCTGTGCAGCCGGTCAGCTTCAGCCTTGACCTCACCAACGCCGCGCCGGTCAACAAGATGTTTGCCCCTGTGCGGCTGATGCCTTTCACGCTCAGCGGAAAAATCAGCGACATCACCGGCAATCCCAAATTGCAGCTGACCGCCCAAGGTCTGCGGGCGGGTTATGGCGCCGACATTTCGGGACGTCTTTCCGGCCAAATCCGGGCCGAAACAGAAGGCCAGCGCATCACCTTCAGCGCCAAGGGGAAGCTGGACGAACTTTCCGGGACCCGGATCACGCCCTTCACCGCCCTGACAGCTCCCGGCCTCGACTGGAGCCTCAATGGACATGCAAATCAGGACAGCGGGACGCTTTCCCTGTCGCAGGCCCGCCTGAACAACCCTCGTTTTGATAGCGAAATGACCGCGACATTTAACCGCAGCAGCGGGAATCTGTCCGCCCGGATCACCGCCGCCCTGTCCCGGCTTTCAGGCCTGAGCCCGTCTTTGAACGGCAGCCTCACCAGCGTCATAAACCTCTCCCGGGAAGACCCGGATGCCGCCCTGACCGCCGCAGTAACCGTCGCAGCCCGCCAGCTTGATCTCGGGGATGCTACGGCCAGCGCGCTTTTCGGACCCGCCCCGGTATTTTCCGCCCATATCAGCCGCATGGCGGATGGCGCCCTGAACCTGAAGCAGGCCCGCCTCAACGCCGCCCACCTCACGCTGACGGCCGACGCTCACTTGTCCCCGCAACAGGTTATCCGGCAAAGTAATTTCTACCTTGTCGTCACCGACCTCGCCGACCTGTCCGGTCAGGACGCCCTGCAGATGGACGGCGGCATTGAATTTACCGGCCAACTGTCCGGGCCGGTGCGCGCCCCGGCCCTCACCCTGGAAACCGGCATCAAGGCCCTGACCCTGCAGGATGTCACCCTGCAAAATGTCACAGCGCGTCTGGAGGCGACAGATATCATTCAGCGTCCCGCCGGCAGCGCCACCTTGCACGGTGAAAGTGATTATGGCCCCTTGCAGGGCGGGGTCACCTTCACCAGCCCGACACAAGAACTGATCCGGCTCTCTGATCTCACGCTCACATTTGGCGCCCTGCGCGCTGCCGGGCAAATCGACCTGCCAAAAGGACGCCCCGCACTTGGCCGGATCAACCTTCTGACCGCCGGGACCGACCTCGCCGCAAACGCCATTAAAGGCACCCTGTCCGCAGAAATCATGCTCGGGGAACAGGACGACGCCCAACAGATCACCGTTCAGGGACGCGCCAGTGAAATGGCGTTGCGCACCGGCCCCCGTGACCTGACAACCTTGAAGGAAGCCACCCTGTCCGGGGATATTCTCCTGATGGACAAGCAGCCGCGGATCAGCCTCACCGCCGATTTTACCGCCTTGTCTCATCCCCGCCTGCAGGCCAGTGAGGGTCATCTCCGCATCACCCAGCAGGAGAAAGACAAGACCCTGTCCTACGATCTCGCCCTGCGGGGGAATGATATCATGCCCTATGACCTGACCCTGTCCGGCACGGCGCCCCAACCGACCGAATCCGGCCGCGACATTACCTTAGGCTTCACCGGCACCGTCGATCAAACCCCGGTCGCCCTGAAACAGCCGGTCACGCTCTCACTGAGACAAACGGGCTTCAGTCTGACGCCTTTTAAAGTAGAACTCGGCAAAGGCCATATCAGCGGCCGTTTCACCCGCGCGAACAAGGCGCTTCAGGCCAGCCTGACAGCGGACAATGCCGACCTCAGGCCACTCCTGGTGTTTGCACCGGAACTGCCTCTGGTTGGCCTTCTCAACGGCACGGTCCGCCTGAACGCCACAGAAAACACCACCGACGGCGCCTTTGACTTACGCCTCACCCAGATCCCGACCCTGGTGCAGGGCATGGCGTTTCAGGCGCAAGGCACGCTCGCCCCCACCGGCCTTGACCTGACCGGCAGCGCCCGCCTGAACGACCAGTTCCAGGCCGACTTCACCGCCCGCCTGCCGTTGTTTTATGATGCCGCTGCTCCGACGTTCCACTTTCCCGCCGACCAGCCGTTATCAGGGCAGTTCAGTTGGCGCGGGGCGATTGACCCGTTATGGCCGGCCTTTTACCTGACCAGTCATGATCTCGGTGGTGACGTGACGCTTGACCTGATGCTTGGCGGAACAAAAGCCAATCCGGATATCGATGGTCATCTGAGCCTCAAGAACGGCCGTTATGAAAACCTGAAGAGCGGCTTTGTCGCCACGGACCTGGATATGGCGGCAACCATCGCCGACCGCAAACTGACCCTTGACCATCTGACCGCCAAGGACGGCGGCACCGGCCAGCTGACCGCCAGCGCAGAAGTCCTGTTGAATGCCGACCTCAGTTATCAGGCGCGGGCCGACCTGAAAATCGACAAGGCCCGCCTGGTCCGGCAGCCGGAACTCGACGTCACCGCCTCTGCCGACCTTGCCTTCCTGAAAAGCCCGGCCGCCACGTATTTCAAAGGCGACATCACCGTCGACAAGGCCGATATCCGCGCCGTCAACGGCGGGGCCACTGCCGTGCCCGTGCTTCAGGTGCGGGAAATCAACCACCCGGACCAGGGACCGGAAACAGAGCCTGAGCAAGGGCGTCATCTGGGCCCCTTTCCCCTGGGCCTGACAGTCAAGGTGCCTAGCCGGTTGTTCATCCGCAGTTATGGCATGGATTCCGAATGGCGCGCCGACATGACCATTGGCGGCACCACTGACAAACCCGTTGTTACCGGCGGGGCGCAGTTAATCCGGGGCACCTTTGACTTCGCCGGCAAGACGTTTGATCTCACCCGTGGTTCCCTGACATTTCCCGACGACAAACGCAATGACCCGTTGCTTGATATTGTGGCGGAACTGGAAATGACTGACCTGACCGCACAGATCGCCATCACCGGGCGCGCCTCGGCCCCGAAACTCACCGTCAGCGCCAGTCCCGATCTGCCTCAGGATGAAGTCATGTCCCGAATTCTGTTTGGGACGTCTGCCACGGAACTCTCCGCGGTCGAGGCTCTACAGCTAGCCGCGGCGGTGCATTCCCTGTCCAATGGTGGCGGCCCCGGACTTCTGGGCAACGTCCGCAGCGCGCTCGGAATTGACCGCCTGTCGATTGACAAATCGCCCGACCGTGATCAGGGAACAACCATCACCGGAGGGAAATACCTAACGAACAATATTTACATCGAAGTCACCACCGCCCCGGCGACAGGAGAGACCGCAACGTCCGTGGAAGTCAGCCTGTCCCGCAGCCTGTCCCTGATCACCCGTCAGACAATGAGCCATGACCGCAACCTTGCCCTGCGCTGGTCCTGGAAATATTAA